CCTCAGGTttcctagagaaagaaaattcactACATAAATCAAAAGACCACACTGAAATATGTACACTCATGTTtactttgtcatttcttttcagctcattatattctgatttttagaACTTCAAAATGGTCTGAAGAGGAAAAACTACATCCAGAATTACTTTGTTTCATATCAAGATATTTCAGAAACATGtaatattttccaagtttttttaaaaaaaaaaacaaatttgttagAAGACAACTGCACTCATACTATATAAAGTCAAGTGAGCAGTGGTTCAAATTAGtcttatttctgtctttattttgagCACATTTATTAGAATCTGATAGCTCTTCGATAAAATTCTACATTCTACGATAAAATTTTCATTGCTTGGAGAATACCAGCATGTACTTCAATTGCTACCagtgaaaaactatatgccataAGGCATGACCTTTTCCCTCTGTGAGTACAGGATCGGAGTTCTGACCTTGCCAAGTGAGTTAACAATACACAAAAGGCATTCTCCTAGAACACGTTCCGCCACATGACGAAAATAACACTGAGCCAAAAACCAAACCGAACCACTATCAATCCAAATGAGATGCTAGAGAGGAGTTAAAGACTTGACGTACACTGATGAGGCACACGGTTAAATGGCAAACACTCTCCACTCCAACACGGCAAACGAACTACACGCATCTCCTATGGGGGACAGGAGTGCCTCCTAGGCCGGGTTATTCTACTTGTTAATACgacacagaagcagaaggaagtcTACAGTAGTGCTCTCTCCTTGAAGACTAGCGGGTTAGTTTCTCTAGGCAGAGCAAGCAGTGGGAGTTAGATGTGGTGAGGTGCTCTCGGGAGTCCGGGGAGCTTAGAAGGTACATACGTTACCTCAGAAGTTCAACTTTCTGTTGCATCTCACTGCACGTGCTTTGCAAGTCGTGCATCATGGCCTTCAgctcttcctcattttctccttGGCAAGGTGTGTCCTTCTGCCTAACTACAGCAGTGACTCGCTCCCTCAACTTCCTGGTCAGCTCctgcagcttctccttctccaattCTAACTCTGCTAGTGTGGCCTGACGCTGCAGGTGTCTGTCTTGAAGGCCTAGGAGAGTGGCATCCTCCTCCTCCGATATGACCGGGCTCTGGATGCGGGGCCTTTCTCGACGTGTCCGGATCGTTCTGCGCAGCCAGGAGATCTCACGGGCCTGTACTCTTTCCAGGAGCTGTGTGTTCTCCTGCTCGAGGTACTGGTTTTCTTGATAATGTTCCTCTATAACATGGTGAATGTCCGTCACCTTCGCCGCACGCTCTTCTGGGTTCTGACGGAGTTCAAGTACCTTCCCCTCTGGCGGGGCTCCCAGGTTAGCAAAGGGGGCCTCCCGGGAGGAGATGCAGTCCCGCCTCAGCCCGGCGCCAGCCTGCAGCTTCTCTAGCTTGCCCCGAAGTCTTAACACCAGGACATGCAGCTCCTGGTTTTCTCTTTTGACCTCCTCGTAGCTCTTCTCCAGGCTAAGGAACGCGTCTGTCACCTCGGCCGCCTTCTGGAGCTCGTCCTGCAGTTTGAACACTTCCGAAGCGAGTTCTTTGTTGCTCTCTAGGGCTTCATCGTAGCGCAGCTCGGTCACTCGCAGCTCCTCCTGGAGGCAGTCATTTTCCCTGCTGGCGTCTTCATACAACAGCTTATACTTGGGGGAGGCCTCGGGGATTCGCTCAagcattttcagtttcttcttcagcACACTAACATCAAAGAGCAGGTCCTGTTTCTTTTCGGAGGCTCGACTGCAGTCTGCGCGTAGGATCGTCAGTTGTTCCTTAAGCTGACAAATCTGATTCTGCAGGTCCCATGTCTCAGTCCTGGTCCCTTCGCTATTTTCCAGCTCAGAAAAGCTCCCCATCGATGCCTCAGACTCCTGCATCTTGACCTCCTGTCTCTGAGCAGAGCTCGTCCCTGGACTGCCCAGATCCCGGGTCTCATCGTCCGGGAGGTCACTGAGGACGCACCGTGGGCTTACACCTTCCACCTCTTTCATCTGGTTTTGCAGCAAGAAGGGCTCTGTTCGTTCCACAGAGTTTCCAAATAAGCCAGTCACTGGCTCCTCTGAACAAGAGGACGTTACCGACCCCGGCTCTAATGTTTGCAGCTTCTGTCGCAACCTCGAAATTTCTGCGgccattttcacattttccttcacTGCTCGCTCGTGAGCTCTCTGCAGGCTTAAGAGGACATCTCCGTTCTCTTCCAACAGCTGCTTTCCTTGCTGGAGCAGGGACATGGTTCCACCTCCGTccgcctcctcccctcctgctgcCTGGCAGCCAGACTCTCTCCTGGATGAAAGACAGGCCACCTGCtgcatttccttaatttttttctgaagccTGGAGATTTCGGTGCTCATCTCCACCCTTTCTCGGTCTGCTTTCTCACAGGTCACTCTGTGAACACTCTCCATGGCCTGAAGCTTGGACGCCATCTCCTGCCGCTCCCGGTCCCGTTCCGTGGCGAGCTTCTCCAGCTGCTGTCTGGCCAGGGGCTCTgaggccccggcccggcccgggaCCAGCTCGCCATCCCTCAGCTCTCTTTCCCGACTGCTCTTCAGCTCAAGGATCTGGTCGGACAGGAGGCTCTGCTGACTTGCTGACACGTTTCTGAGATCTTCCAGGTCTTTGAGAAGCTGCTCCCTCTCAACAACCATACTATTCAAATGTTCTTTGTAGGTTTTCTCCAGCATCTCTCTCTCCTGGGTGAGGACCAGAGAGGTTGCTTTCTCTCTTTGGAGAGTCTCCTTCAGCTGCTCCTGGGCTTCTGCGCACTCCTGGGTGAGCTCGTCCTTCTCAAACTCCCACTGGGATCTCTCCTCACGCTGTTGCTCCAGGAGCTCCTTCAGCTGTTGGCAGTAGCGCCCCTCCAGGCTCCGCAGAGCGTTCTCACATCTCTCAGTGACTTTCTGACAATCAGCCTGAAACTGGGCTTCTATCTGACAGGTTCTTCTATTATACTCAGtctccattttttccctaaatgtaGTCAACATACAGCATTACTGAAACTGCCACCAActccagaaggaaacaaaacacattttcccaTGCACAGAGGAAGCTGCCaggcaaataaatttaaatgcttTCTAAAAACGGTCTTCACTTTTTCCTACATAACTGATTTCTACAAAGGCAGGATCTCATTTCTGAGGGCTAAGACGGGCAGCCATAATCAATTTATAAGACCTACCTCTCTGTCTGCATTTAGAGGGAAAATTGAGACACGGACTTCCTTGGCATACTCCTGGGTATATTTGTGTGTGGAAAACGTAAACTGATACTTCACATCAATGATCAAATGCATATTAACCTAATCTGTAACTtgggaaatatataaaattccttCATTTTAATTAAGTACACACTGGAGGACAGTAGTCCTGTAAACCATACCTATTAACACAatcattgtttttccttcttgtttaatAAAGCAGCACCCAATGAATCAGAGTATGAAGCATCAAATCCTTCACATGTGCCTGAGATTTCAcgtgaggaagggaagcacaaAGCAGCAATTCATACTTTTGGCAGCAACAGAACTTTACCCAGAATTTAGCTCACAAATAGCATTTCTCAAACACAATAATTATTCTCATCTGGAACCTGAAAGGATACTTGTTGATATAAGAAATatagtctttgaaaaaaacaaaacagttccaATAATCCCAGGATAGGCTTATGtcaaaacaatgacaaaatggGCTGTGAAACTAAAGAGCCTAGTCAAAGTCACCCTATGTGAATGGAACTTCTGGTGCCCCCAGGGACAGTGCCCCCAGGGACAGTGCCCCAGGTTTCTCCATTTCCCCCTATTTTCTTACCTTCCCTCTTGAAGTTCCCTTTGGTGTCTCTCCAAGAGCTCTTTTCGCAACTCCTCTTTCTCAAGAGTGTGCTTCTCCATCAGGCTTTTAAGCTGCTCCTGGTGAAACTGCTCTAGTTCCTGAGTCAGGCCTCTCACCTTCTCTTCTGTCCAGGCGCCATTTTGAATGAGTCCTTCTCTCTCTCGGTTAAagctttcctctgcctgctccagGTGAGCCTTGAGGTCCAACTCATGTTCCAACCTCAGCTTCTCCTGCAAGTGagtcttctcctcctcccatttTCTTTGCAGTTGTTTTTTCTCGTCCTCATGTCTGCAGATAGTTGTATCTTGTGCCTCCTTGAGCACCACTGCCTGACCCTGAAGTTCTGCTAGTTCACTTTTAAGGTcacttatttgtttttccaagacATGCACTTCATTCTCATACTTTTGCTTCATGTTCTCTTGCTCCTTTTCATAGGTGACCTTGGTTTCATCTAGCTGCTTTTCATAATGCTGCACCTGAGGTCAAAAAGCAAAACCACCACAGTGTTATTCAACTCAAGGCTTTGGAAAGGTCAAAAAGCAAAACCACCACAGTGTTATTCAACTCAAGGCTTTGGACAGAGGCTGTGGCCACTTTTTGCCTATGAGAcattcttcagttttcccattttaatGACTTAAAAACATGTCAAATAAGATATATTTAAGTCAGGCAtagtttgctttcctttttaacttcACTGAATCTTGTTATTTAttagagatgttatttatttgagagtgtgcacacatgcacatgagcagggcaagggggggtggagcagagggagagaatctcaagcggactctgcactgagtggggagcctgatgcagggctccattctatgacctgagccgaaattaagagtctgatgccctacagactgagccacccaggtgccctgaattttattattttcagaacaactcttaaaaaaatgactAGACTTTCCCATAGATACCATCTGTCTTCCCATGCATCCTGTCCAGCTGTAAATGTAGGGacttaaaatacttaattaaatTCAAGCATTTCTTGAACACCTATCACAGGCACTCTGTGGGCCTTGTGGGGACCCAAAGTGAGATAAGATGTAGCCCTGCCATCCAGAGGAAACCACCCTAGACATGGTTTTGACAAGTACAGAGAAGTATACAACAAGgcagaatgaaaaatataaaaggtcTAGGAAACAGAGATACATTGTAACCTGGAGAtccaaagacagaaaagaaaccaCATTTGGTCAAGGGTATTTAGGAATGGGTTCATGCAAGAGGTAGCATCTGATATAAACTCTGAAGGGTAAGGAGACTCTTAAGAGTAGGAAAGAAATAACGTAGTATGTAATAGCATGAACAAGAGAGGACAGTTCAATGGAGAACAGCGAACTCCTGTTTTGACTAGAGAAGAAGGTAAAAGAGAAGACTAAAAGTATAAGTTGAAGCAACACGGTGGAGGGTTTTGGAGGCCAAGATTCAGAACTTGTACCTAAGGCTAGCTATATCAAAGggcttttttgcttttattaagaTGTTTTGCAACCAGCTAGAAATAATGTATTGGCCTTCAAGTTTCATGCTTGCTAGGTCTGAAGATAATACATTTTGGAGAAACTCTCTCCTAGGAAGAAAAGTCCTCAGGCTCTGCTTATGAAACCATCCTGAGCTATCAGACGCAAGAGGAAATGTATAGAAAGTGATGCTCTATGAGTAAAAAGAATTAAGAACGTCCTTCATGCAAACGCTTGTCAGAGTTCAAAGAAATGTACAGGATAAGAAGGACTTACTTTATCTTCAAGCTCCAGTCTCAAGTGACACAAGTCCCTGTGATGTTGTTCTTTCATCTGTTCAATGACCAGCTCCGCCTCGATGCTCATGTTCAATGGATTGCATTCTTCAGAACTGAGCCCTGAAAACACATGGGATCTGTTGACCCTGTGGCAGGTTCTTTCAGTAACACAACTGGCATCTGAGGAAGGGATGTCCAGCTTAAGGGATAATTTTTAGCCTAAGTTACCACTAATGAGATCTACTAGGAAACCATCAGAACCCAAGAGGCTTCTTGTTTTCAAGCATTAAAAATGAAGGTGAATGGGCAGTACCGTAAGATTCTTTCATGGATAGACCATGTGCCAGACCTTAACAGAATCTATCTTTTTGTGAAGTAGGTGGGTAGGGGTGGAAATTCTTGTTTAAAGATGACCTTCTTAATGAAAATGCCATGGAGTGAAGTAATTCGGTGACACCAACCCTCCTTCTATCCCATCCAACAAATACTACGGGACAAATTAGCAGAGGGGCAATGTGGAAGAAGGCGCCTGGAGGCATTACCTTCATGGGTCAAGATCTCCAATCCCCCACTCAGTTACAGAAGATCGAGTATTATAGTATTGGTTCCCTATGGTGCAAGTGGAACGCCATTTTCAATTATCAGCTCAAATTTCATTAATACAGGGCACCAGTTAGGAACCTAGATATAGGCAGTTTGGGAGAAAAATTCTCAACTCATACATATGGGTTCACTTCCTCAACTGCCCATGATGATGACTGAGAACAACACTGAAATTTGAAGTGAAAATTGGAGGCTGAGGCAGTACACAGACAAAATGATgatgtctaggggcgcctgggtggctcagtgggttaagccgctgccttcggctcaggtcatgatctcagggtcctgggatggagtcccacatcgggctctctgctcggcagggagcctggttccctctctctctctctctctctctctgcctgcctctccatcgacttgtgatctctctctgtcaaataaataaataaaatcttttaaaaaaaaaatgacgatGTCTAATACTATGTGGAAATCTCTGAAGGGAGGGGATTCAAAAAGGCTTTTCGTGTGGGGGCCCATAGGCAGATAGGAGAAAGAGCCCATCTGGCACCTGGGATTGACAGTCTTGCCTTGGGGTTTCTTTTCACATAATGTTTCTTTTCAGGTGGCATAGGCCCAATGTGAGAAGTGATACTTGGGGTATAAGCCTCCCCAAGATGGCACAGCTTCATACGCCTATGAGGAGAACCCCCAACACTATGAAGAAAGTCCCAGAAAAGCTTTGAGATGCATCATATGATCAGCTGGGTTCCATCCTCACACTACAGTAAAGCCACTGATCACATACTCAGAACCACAGGAAAGGTCTTCCGCTCTGTCCCAGTCCCCTCCCCAATCCCTTATTTATTCtagaatgaatagataaaaagaggaataaacaAACCTTCTAAGCACCTGTACTTCTCTAGCAGTGGGGAAGACCATAACAGAAGAATTTATTATGAGCCCTTTCTGAAATGCAAACTCAgcacaggaaggaggaaaagagctAATAATGAATGTAGCAGGGCTAACTCTGCCTTTCTACCTCACCACTCAAAATCCTCCTCACAGGCACAGTCAACCAACCTCTTGTTTTACAGAGGCAATGCTGGTATTTAGCACAGCCAGCATAAGAAAACCAAATTCTGGTTTCTGCTTGGCCTATTCTCCAAAACCATAACCATACTGCTGAGGCACTCAATAAAGGGAGGACTCTGCAACAGCTCAGTGTCTGAATTCTAATGCTCACAAGGCCTTAGACTCTCTGAATTGTggttagttgtttttgttttgttttaagcaaaaCAAATATCCTTGTGGTttgatttttccattcttttgttgATACATGTAAAAATcagatagaaatattttcataaagactttaaagacaaatgaaaaaacagaccACAAGTGAAATAGCTCAAGAAAATAGTACtgccaggttttgttttgtttttgttggttgcCAAAGTTGTGCAATTTTACAACAAACATGGccctaaaagcaaaaactgaagcCCAGCCTCTGGAAAGATGATGTCGAATGGCTTACCCTGGTCAGACTCCATGCAACCCCCATTAGCATCAAGTTCTTCGGACAGTGAGTTCTTCAAGGGAAGTCTCAACACTTTGCCTTGTGTACGAAATTCTTCCAGCTCAGACTGGAGTTCATCCACTTGGTCTTGTAATACCTTGAGTTTAAAAACCAACACTAGTCTTATATGTGACAGCAAAAGCACAAGcagcaaaagacaaaataaactgGACAtcaccaaacaaaaaaccttttgtTTCCAAGGGTATCATGACAGTAAGAAGACCACCCACAGAGTGGCAGAATAGTTTTTGCAAATTATGTGGTCTGATAAGGGACTCGTAGCTATAATATATGAGCCTACAATATATAGTtactacaactcaataataaaaagacaatccatttaaaaattaggCAAAGGATGTCAGATAGATCTTTTTCCGAAAGAGGGATGCTGATAAGCCCTTGAAGAGATACTCAAAGGcttcgtcatcagggaaatgcaaataaaacactCAGTAAGGTACCACTTCATAACCCCGAGGGATGGCTCGACTCCAAAAGCGACAGCCAGAAgaactgttggcaaggatgtgcagaAACTGGAACACTcatattggtgggaatgtaaaatggtgcaaccctCTTGGgaaaagtttggcagttcctccaaAGGTTAATCATGCAGTGATCTTCTAACCCAGCAATTCCTCTCCTAGCTagatacccaagagaaatgaaaatctagCCACACAAAAACTTACATACAGATATTCACAGCGGCATTATTCATAACAGACTAACCCCAATGttcatcaactaatgaatgggtaaataaaacgTGTGTAACCATATAAGGGACTAGAACGCAgcaataaaaggaaggaagggctgaTGCATGCTACAATAAGGATGGGTCATGACAACATTATGGTTAAGTGAAGGAGGCCAGCCACTACCGACCatgtattatatgattccatttacatgaaatgtagATTATTATTTGCCTAGGGAGAGATTATAGCTAAGTGGAGtgggagtttctttttggggtgatgaaaatattctaaccTTGATTATGACAATGATTGTATAattctatgaatatactaaaagatACTGAACTGTACACCTTACATGGATGAATTGAATGGGTGGATGGTATATAAATCTATTAAAGAAACCCTTAGTGAATTTGGGGATTTGGGGGAGATAGAGATGACAGATTTTACTAAAGAAATCATAACTTTGAAGATCTATAAGGAAAATACCTCTCTTTGATTAGAGCCTAGAGTCAAAACTTAATTGTAAAAGTGGCActaatgtttcatttcttctttcaaaatgtgCACATGTATTTCCGGGGAAGGCAGCCCATGAGCGCCCTTATAAGGATGTGattgttttccttgtttctgcATGAGTACAATTTTCATCTAAAGTAGTTATTAGAACTGTTATATTTACCCTTGTTAAGAGCCACAAGTGTTTGtgatttaagggaaaaaaaaatcccaaattccTAAACTTAGgagagttacttaaaaaaaaaaaatcaaagattcttattatttataaggatgtttttgtcttttctggtaGGACTGTATAAGGATTTATTGGCTGAAGACTTGAGTGGTTTTGCTTCATTtgcattttgtaaataaaataaggaatgtattcagaaaaaaaaccccaaaaaccacAGGACAAAGCAAATTATATCTGATTAGGTCTGTGGTGTTTCATTAAGTAAGGCTCATTTTGGATAAGTCCATCAACGTGACCATATATTTCTCCACTTGGAATGAAATGATATTCTCCTCTAAGCACTAGCAATTTCTGACCTAGATAAAACAGACTTAAATGCAGTTTGCatgatttcctaatatttttggGATACAGCTAACGTTTGGGTTAAGTGCTTCCTAGatccaggctctgttctaagcacttcacaAATATTCACCCATTGACTCTTCACAACAAGCTACTGAGCGGGTACCCTCATGTTTCCCGTCTTACCAATGAGGAATTGAGGCACCCACAGATTATTAAGTGACCTGCCTATGGTCACTAGTAAATGGTGACATGGGCCTTGAACCCCGGCCCTCCTGCACCTGTTGGGTTCTCCTTAGTCACTCACCCTGCACTGCTGCTCATATTCGTTTCTCATCTGGGTCAGCCTCTCCTCTTGCAGAAAGAATTCAGCACTGCTGGGATCAAGGTCACCAAACTAGAAACAGAGAAAGGGCATGGTTTTCATTTTCCCCAAGTATCTCTCTTGGACCTTTAACCCACCAAAAGCCTCAGATCCTGGTGTTCACCCAGAGGATGGTCTCTTGACCCAGAGGATGGTCTCTTGAGTATGAAAGGAATGTGATATTTAAGCAGAACATTACCAACTGCATGATGGGAAGAAAATACTAGACAGATGTGTTCAGCAAGGGCAGGGATCACGTCTCAGCGCTAGGCAGTATTTTCCCTCGTATCCAAGCTCTGAAATTATATCCCTGCCAAACCTACGGCCTCCTTGAGCCATCAAAATACTTCTCTACTAGAAATTTCCTTGGGGGCGTTGCTTCTGCACTTTTGAGTAAACTACATTTTGGGCTGCGTGTCAGGAGATCAAATTTAAACAGATTTACCTTTTCGGCTAGCACGTTTTCCAAATTTCGCTGGAGTTTGTTTGTCAGATTCTCATACTCTGCCaacttttctgcattttccagaaGCTCATTTTCTAGACGACTGTTCTCCTGAAGAAATATGGAGAAATTAAATGGgcacagaattaaaaataagcaaagtgtCGAATCTTTTGGGAGGATGCATAAATTAATTTGTGCTCTAGATTGAATTTGTTCATCTTGAAAGTTTCAGTAGATTAGAGAGgacaaaagtaaatataaaacactgatatttatcttttttttttaaagattttatttatttatttgacagagagagatcacaagtacgcagtaggcagagaggcaggcagagagagaggaggaagcaggcttcccgctgagcagagagcctgatgcggggctcgatcccaggaccctgggatcatgacctgagccgaaggcagaggcttaacccactgagccacccaggcgcccctgatatttATCTTATAACCCAAAAATCTACCTCCTCTTTCTTTGACCTTACAGAACGATGCTGTCGAATATGGTAGTGACTAGCAGTCACATGTGGACTTGAAATGTGGTTATATGAGATACACTCTAAGTGTGTAAAATACTCACCGGACTTTGAGGAGTTAGTGCAAAAATGCAAAATGGCTTAATAATACCTTTTATATCTTGATTATGTGTCAAAGTAATGTTTTGGAGATactggattaaataaaaataattcaggatTAAATTCACCTGTTTCAATGTGGCCATTTGAAAATTTGAAGTTCCATATTTGGCTTGCATTGTATTTCTATGGGCTAGTGTTGCAATAGAGTATTTATTGACATGAAAAACATTCTCAATATATTGTCAAAATTGGTAGCAGGATATCTTGTTCATCTGATAGcaaaaaagaactcagaaaagtTTAAAAGGAGAATAATGAACATTGCTTTTATTTACTGATGATAtagtttgatttatatttataattttattttggcttaaagatataaaagttacacataaagatttttcattacttgtatgtttaaattattataatacaataatacatcAACTGAtgttataaaagattttttttaacctgtatgTATAATAATTGTTAGAGAGATTTCTAGTCACacttgctaaaaataaataaataaataaataaataaaacctcccaGACGTGCATTTTGACATATGTTCTGTTCCAGTGTTAAAGGCTGATTGGAAGAACATTATTTTCAGAGTATATTTTGCCAAAAGAATATAAAGccagtatatttttaatacattcttgTTCACACCCTCACATAGCaatatggaataaaaaaagaatgtgcttgaagttttttttttccttaaaaaaaaaaaatcaccttctcTCAAAATGCCAGTTCTAAAACTCTAATCTTTCAAAGTATGTCTAAATTTAGATGTCAAAACAGTTAGGAGTGATCTCTGTGTATCAGGCCTGTGCTGGTCCTCTGGAAACTAACAAGTCAGATTCTGTTACTGACCACAAGGAAAACACAGTCTGGAccgtggggagggagacagataTAATACAATCATCTACGATGCCTTATCTTCTGGCAAGAAAAAAGCAAGCATCATGGGAATGAAAAAGTCATGCAGTCGGCCATGTTGGAAAAAGCAGTGAAGGAGCCTAAAAGCCCACTGAGGAACCGAGACAGGTGAGGGCAGGTGGGGGCCTACTGGCAGGATGTGCAGCTGGAAAAGCAGGAGGCCAGGCTCCCTTCCAGGGGCCTTCAGTGCTACCAGGCTGCACCTTAAGGGTAACAGCATGTTCTTTAGTCAGTTCTTAAGTGAGGTAACTCTGGTGGCCGTATGGGGGTTGGGTAGATGGAGAAAAGGTGCACAGAGGTCAGCTGAGAAATTCTGACGAATTTGAACCTGTGCAGAGGCTGCAGACATGAAGAGGAAGGGGATAAATCTGAGAGACCGATGAATGAGGACGACTGAGGATCTTAGCTTCTGTGACAACACATGGTAATGATGGAGACCAAGGAGGAAATTCCGAAAAGGAACCAATTTGATGGTGAGAGTGGGAGAATTCACTCAGTTTTTGATGTGTGGAGTTTCAGGAACAATATTTCATATTCTATGTATATTTATTACCTTACAAACGccacatatttaaatatgctCTGAGGTAGACATCACAATGACGCCATTTTGGGGCATCAGGAAACAGGTTGGGATAATGTGACCAAACTTTTCCAGTAAGTAGTGGTATCCAGAATGGAACTCGGAAGTCTGAGTCCACAGCCAACCCCCTTTAGACTACACTGTACCATATCAGAGTCCAATAAAGAGAAAGATTGCTTCTTCTCCTGagacacaggaaaggagaggaggatgTATAAGGCAATAGCCATATTtggaagcaaagaaacaaaactgttgaGCTGTGTGTGGCAGGAGACAATACTATCTGCTCTGACCTGGGGtaggagacagggaagggagagggcatTGACCAGGTGGAAGGGGGAAGAACAAGATACACTAATCAACACTGTCGGCAAACCAGAA
This Mustela nigripes isolate SB6536 chromosome 13, MUSNIG.SB6536, whole genome shotgun sequence DNA region includes the following protein-coding sequences:
- the NIN gene encoding ninein isoform X9, with the protein product MDEVGQDQHEARLKELFDSFDTTGTGSLGQEELTDLCHMLSLEEVAPVLQETLLQDNLLGRVHFDQFKEALILILSRTLSNEEHFQEPDCSLEAQPKYVKGGKRYGRRSLPEFQESVEEFAEIEPLDGEARPSHTPAGDRNEHWKTQRSEEYEAEGQLRFWNPDDLNASQSGSSAPQDWIEEKLQEVCEDLGITRDGHLNRKKLVSICEQYGLQNVDGEMLEEVFHNLDPDGTMSVEDFFYGLFKNGKSLTPSASTPYRQLKRHLSMQSFDESGRRTTTPSVMTSTIGFRVFSCLDDGMGYASVEKILDSWQEEGIENSQEILKALDFSLDGNVNLTELTLALENELLVTKNGIHQAALASFKAEIRHLLERVDQVVREKEKLRSDLDKAEKLKTLMASEVDDHHAAIERRNEYNLRKLDEEYKERIAALKNELRKEREQILQQVGKQRLELEQEIEKAKTEENYIRDRLALSLKENSRLENELLENAEKLAEYENLTNKLQRNLENVLAEKFGDLDPSSAEFFLQEERLTQMRNEYEQQCRVLQDQVDELQSELEEFRTQGKVLRLPLKNSLSEELDANGGCMESDQGLSSEECNPLNMSIEAELVIEQMKEQHHRDLCHLRLELEDKVQHYEKQLDETKVTYEKEQENMKQKYENEVHVLEKQISDLKSELAELQGQAVVLKEAQDTTICRHEDEKKQLQRKWEEEKTHLQEKLRLEHELDLKAHLEQAEESFNREREGLIQNGAWTEEKVRGLTQELEQFHQEQLKSLMEKHTLEKEELRKELLERHQRELQEGREKMETEYNRRTCQIEAQFQADCQKVTERCENALRSLEGRYCQQLKELLEQQREERSQWEFEKDELTQECAEAQEQLKETLQREKATSLVLTQEREMLEKTYKEHLNSMVVEREQLLKDLEDLRNVSASQQSLLSDQILELKSSRERELRDGELVPGRAGASEPLARQQLEKLATERDRERQEMASKLQAMESVHRVTCEKADRERVEMSTEISRLQKKIKEMQQVACLSSRRESGCQAAGGEEADGGGTMSLLQQGKQLLEENGDVLLSLQRAHERAVKENVKMAAEISRLRQKLQTLEPGSVTSSCSEEPVTGLFGNSVERTEPFLLQNQMKEVEGVSPRCVLSDLPDDETRDLGSPGTSSAQRQEVKMQESEASMGSFSELENSEGTRTETWDLQNQICQLKEQLTILRADCSRASEKKQDLLFDVSVLKKKLKMLERIPEASPKYKLLYEDASRENDCLQEELRVTELRYDEALESNKELASEVFKLQDELQKAAEVTDAFLSLEKSYEEVKRENQELHVLVLRLRGKLEKLQAGAGLRRDCISSREAPFANLGAPPEGKVLELRQNPEERAAKVTDIHHVIEEHYQENQYLEQENTQLLERVQAREISWLRRTIRTRRERPRIQSPVISEEEDATLLGLQDRHLQRQATLAELELEKEKLQELTRKLRERVTAVVRQKDTPCQGENEEELKAMMHDLQSTCSEMQQKVELLRYESEKLQEENSILRNEITTLNEEDSNSNLKLGKLNGSQEEMWQKIETVKQEKAAVQKMVESLKKQISELKTKNQELDLENSELSQKNSQNEKELRELNERLAEMLCQEEEEPGPGAFEEWKQRESHLKEELEQCRAQSSTLVSSLEAELSEVKIQTHIVEQENLLLKDELEQMKQLHRCPDLSDFQQKLSSVLSYNEKLLKEKEALSEELNSCVEKLSKSSLLEHRIATMKQEQKSWEHQSETFKSQLVASQEKVQSLEDTLQNINLQMSLIKSDLRVTQQEKEALKQEVMSLYKQLQNAGDKNRAPETASHPPGFHTQQPKLTWDKMDHLIKEEQQLLRQENERLQNVVRNTRAELTHSRDKVRQLESNLLPPKHQKHLNPSGTVKPTEQEKLSLKRECEQFQKEQSPTNKKVSQMNSLERELETIHLENEGLKKKQVKLDEQLMEKSVVGTSREGCSSLPELVCEEAAPEVHCDA